Proteins encoded within one genomic window of Brassica rapa cultivar Chiifu-401-42 chromosome A09, CAAS_Brap_v3.01, whole genome shotgun sequence:
- the LOC103839593 gene encoding probable methyltransferase PMT14, with translation MMMASSKNTPPVNNRTRISITIVTGLCCFFYLLGAWQRNGFGKGGGVITLEAVTKQAQCTNTTDIVTNLDFEPHHKTIKIPQRANTKPIMFKPCDVKFKDYTPCHEQKRAMRFPRENMVYRERHCPPENEKLRCLIPAPKGYMTPFPWPKSRDYVHYANVPFKTLTVAKAGQNWVKFQGDVFKFPGGGTMFPQGADAYIETLAKVIPIKDGSVRTALDTGCGVASWGAYMLKKNVLTMSFAPRDVHEAQVQFALERGVPAIIGVLGSIRLPYPPRAFDMAQCSRCLIPWTSNEGMYLMEVDRVLRPGGYWVLSGPPINWKTYYKTWKRSKKELKAEQKRIEEIAESLCWEKKYEKGDIAIWRKKTNDRSCRMSSSYVKTCKGKDTDDIWNKTMEVCVTPFPKVSSDVEVKKFPERLFSVPPCVTKGLVEGVNVESYQEDNKLWKKRVSNYKRINRLIGSSRYRNVMDMNAGLGGFAAALESSESWVMNVVPTIAKNTLSVVFERGLIGIYHDWCEGFSTYPRTYDLIHANNVFSLYQNRCNVEDILLEMDRILRPEGTVLFRDEVDVLNDVRKIAKGMRWDTKLMDHEDGPLVPEKILVAVKQYWVAGDGGNVRNSTSTLSGEE, from the exons ATGATGATGGCTTCTTCTAAGAACACTCCGCCAGTGAATAATCGGACAAGAATATCTATAACCATTGTCACTGGTTTGTGTTGTTTCTTCTATCTTCTTGGGGCATGGCAACGTAATGGGTTTGGTAAAGGAGGAGGTGTTATAACACTAGAAGCAGTAACAAAGCAAGCTCAATGTACAAATACAACAGACATTGTAACCAATCTCGACTTTGAACCTCACCATAAGACAATAAAGATCCCTCAAAGAGCTAACACCAAGCCCATCATGTTCAAGCCCTGTGATGTGAAGTTCAAAGACTACACACCTTGTCATGAACAAAAACGGGCAATGAGGTTCCCAAGGGAGAACATGGTTTACAGAGAGAGACATTGCCCACCTGAGAATGAGAAGCTGCGTTGTCTAATACCTGCTCCTAAAGGGTACATGACTCCTTTCCCTTGGCCTAAAAGCCGTGACTACGTTCACTACGCCAATGTTCCTTTCAAGACATTAACAGTTGCAAAAGCTGGACAGAACTGGGTGAAGTTTCAAGGGGATGTGTTTAAGTTCCCTGGAGGAGGAACTATGTTTCCTCAAGGCGCTGATGCTTATATCGAAACGCTAGCTAAAGTAATCCCTATCAAAGATGGATCAGTTAGAACTGCGTTGGACACAGGATGTGGG GTTGCAAGCTGGGGTGCTTATATGCTTAAGAAGAATGTACTGACTATGTCGTTTGCACCACGGGATGTCCATGAAGCCCAAGTACAGTTTGCTCTGGAGAGAGGTGTTCCGGCAATCATCGGTGTTCTCGGGTCAATACGTCTTCCATATCCACCGAGAGCTTTTGATATGGCTCAATGCTCTCGATGTTTGATCCCATGGACCTCAAATG AGGGAATGTACTTAATGGAAGTGGATAGAGTCTTGAGACCGGGAGGTTACTGGGTTTTATCCGGGCCTCCAATCAACTGGAAGACATACTACAAGACGTGGAAGCGGTCTAAGAAAGAACTCAAAGCTGAGCAAAAGAGAATAGAGGAGATAGCAGAGTCCTTATGCTGGGAGAAGAAGTATGAGAAGGGTGACATAGCAATCTGGAGAAAGAAAACTAATGACAGATCATGTCGTATgtcatcatcatatgttaaaaCCTGCAAAGGCAAAGACACTGATGATATCTGGAACAAGACAATGGAAGTATGTGTAACTCCATTCCCCAAAGTATCAAGCGATGTAGAAGTAAAGAAGTTTCCTGAGAGGCTATTCTCAGTCCCTCCGTGTGTAACCAAAGGTTTGGTGGAGGGTGTGAACGTTGAATCATATCAAGAAGATAATAAACTGTGGAAGAAACGAGTGAGTAACTACAAGAGAATCAATAGACTGATAGGGAGCAGTAGATACCGTAATGTGATGGATATGAATGCTGGACTTGGTGGATTTGCGGCTGCGCTTGAATCTTCTGAATCTTGGGTTATGAATGTTGTTCCAACTATTGCAAAGAACACTTTAAGTGTTGTGTTTGAAAGGGGTCTCATCGGCATCTACCATGACTG GTGTGAAGGGTTTTCGACTTATCCGAGGACATATGATCTCATCCACGCAAACAATGTCTTCAGCTTGTATCAAAACAG ATGCAATGTTGAAGACATTCTGCTTGAAATGGATCGGATTTTGAGGCCGGAAGGAACGGTTTTATTCAGAGACGAGGTTGATGTTCTAAACGATGTAAGAAAGATTGCAAAAGGAATGAGATGGGACACTAAGTTGATGGATCACGAGGATGGTCCACTCGTGCCGGAGAAGATTCTCGTTGCCGTTAAGCAGTATTGGGTCGCCGGTGACGGTGGTAACGTAAGGAACAGTACTTCGACGTTGAGTGGTGAAGAATAA
- the LOC103839590 gene encoding AP-2 complex subunit mu gives MPVAASAIYFLNLRGDVLINRTYRDDVGGNMVDAFRTHIMQTKELGNCPVRQIGGCSFVYMRISNVYIVIVVSSNANVACGFKFVVEAVALFKSYFGGAFDEDAIKNNFVLIYELLDEIMDFGYPQNLSPEILKLYITQEGVRSPFSSKPKDKPVPNATLQVTGAVGWRREGLSYKKNEVFLDIVESVNLLMSSKGNVLRCDVTGKVLMKCFLSGMPDLKLGLNDKIGLEKESEMKSRPAKSGKTIELDDVTFHQCVNLTRFNSEKTVSFVPPDGEFELMKYRITEGVNLPFRVLPTIKELGRTRMEVNVKVKSVFGAKMFALGVVVKIPVPKQTAKTNFQVTSGRAKYNPSIDCLVWKIRKFPGQTESTLSAEIELISTMGEKKSWTRPPIQMEFQVPMFTASGLRVRFLKVWEKSGYNTVEWVRYITKAGSYEIRC, from the exons ATGCCGGTGGCAGCTTCCGCCATCTACTTTCTCAACCTCCGTGGCGATGTACTCATCAATCGCACCTACCGAGACGACGTCGG GGGAAACATGGTGGACGCGTTTCGAACGCACATAATGCAGACGAAGGAGCTAGGGAACTGTCCCGTGCGTCAGATTGGTGGATGCTCCTTCGTCTATATGCGAATCAGCAATGTCTACATCGTCATTGTTGTTAGTAGCAATGCTAATGTTGCTTGTGGCTTCAAATTCGTTGTTGAG GCTGTTGCTTTGTTCAAATCATACTTTGGCGGAGCTTTTGATGAAGACGCTATTAAGAATAACTTTGTCCTCATTTATGAATTGTTGGACG AGATTATGGACTTTGGCTATCCACAGAACCTCTCCCCTGAAATTTTGAAGCTTTATATTACTCAGGAGGGTGTACGGTCACCGTTTTCATCTAAG CCGAAGGACAAGCCTGTTCCGAATGCAACGCTGCAAGTTACAGGTGCTGTTGGTTGGCGAAGAGAGGGTCTTTCTTATAAAAAGAATGAG GTGTTTCTGGATATTGTGGAAAGTGTAAACCTTCTTATGTCATCTAAAG GCAATGTTCTTCGGTGTGATGTGACTGGGAAAGTTTTAATGAAATGTTTCCTTTCGGGGATGCCTGATTTGAAGTTGGGGTTGAACGATAAAATTGGTCTTGAGAAAGAATCCGAAATGAAATCTCGTCCAGCTAAGAG TGGTAAAACAATTGAGCTTGATGACGTCACTTTCCACCAGTGTGTGAACCTGACGAGATTCAACTCCGAGAAGACCGTTAGCTTTGTACCACCGGATGGTGAATTTGAACTGATGAA GTATCGAATAACAGAGGGAGTGAATCTGCCTTTCCGTGTATTGCCAACGATTAAAGAACTTGGCCGCACACGCATGGAAGTAAATGTGAAG GTTAAAAGTGTGTTTGGTGCTAAAATGTTTGCCCTTGGAGTCGTAGTTAAGATTCCAGTGCCAAAACAAACAGCAAAGACGAACTTCCAAGTGACATCTGGTCGCGCTAAGTACAATCCATCAATCGATTGCTTGGTTTGGAA GATAAGAAAGTTTCCAGGACAAACAGAATCCACACTAAGTGCAGAGATTGAGTTGATCTCAACAATGGGAGAGAAGAAATCCTGGACAAGGCCACCAATTCAGATGGAATTTCAG GTGCCAATGTTCACAGCATCTGGTTTGCGAGTTCGTTTCCTCAAG GTGTGGGAGAAGAGCGGTTACAACACGGTGGAGTGGGTTCGATACATAACGAAAGCTGGATCCTATGAGATCAGATGctga
- the LOC103839589 gene encoding AT-hook motif nuclear-localized protein 8, with amino-acid sequence MDSRDIPQQFQPPLFHYPNFNTSAMMGPNSTSQSINHRLTFGSLTPRGTLQQQEEQLDQKTLESLGYVDEVSPSSQPMRSGIDQSQQQVKRKRGRPRKYAPDGTIALGLAPTSPLLGDGDSGRVNTNSAKRARGRPPGSIKKQYDALGTSGGMFTHVIEVQEGEEIVSKVAALSTQGPRTVIVLSAAGAVSRVILHNASGIQNYKGQFEIVTLSGSFSNYEVNGSIERTGSLTVALAGPNAQILGGLVGRLVAVTPVQIIVGSFVDEAKKLKQSTGNNAQGQNPEPASAPANMLNFGSNSQGPSSESSDENESGSPSVQHHDNNNNGIYGNSMAQQQQLRQMQMYNLWPSSGQ; translated from the exons atgGATTCAAGAGATATCCCACAACAGTTTCAGCCACCACTGTTTCATTACCCTAACTTTAACACTAGCGCAATGATGGGACCTAACTCGACTTCCCAGTCGATTAATCATCGTCTAACTTTTGGCTCTCTCACACCTCGTGGGACGCTTCAGCAGCAAGAAGAGCAGTTGGATCAGAAAACGCTTGAATCTCTTGGATACGTCGATGAAGTATCGCCTTCTTCTCAACCGATGCGATCTGGGATCGATCAGAGCCAACAACAAGTGAAGAGGAAGAGAGGAAGGCCAAGGAAATACGCTCCTGATGGTACCATTGCATTAGGTCTAGCTCCgacttctcctcttcttggTGACGGAGACAGCGGCAGAGTAAATACAAACTCTGCTAAACGAGCAAGAGGAAGACCTCCGGGCTCCATCAAGAAACAATATGATGCTTTAG GAACATCAGGAGGTATGTTTACTCATGTCATTGAAGTGCAAGAAGGAGAG GAAATAGTATCAAAGGTGGCGGCTCTTTCGACTCAAGGGCCACGAACAGTTATTGTTCTCTCTGCAGCTGGCGCAGTTTCTAGAGTGATACTTCATAATGCTAGTGGAATTCAGAATTATAAG GGACAGTTCGAGATCGTTACACTCTCTGGCTCCTTCTCCAATTATGAGGTAAATGGTTCCATCGAAAGAACTGGTAGTTTGACTGTGGCTTTGGCTGGTCCCAATGCCCAGATTTTAGGTGGCCTAGTTGGTCGGTTAGTAGCTGTAACACCAGTGCAg ATCATAGTGGGAAGCTTTGTTGACGAAGCAAAGAAACTGAAACAGAGTACCGGTAACAATGCTCAGGGACAGAATCCTGAACCGGCTTCAGCACCAGCTAATATGTTGAACTTTGGATCGAACTCTCAAGGACCATCTAGCGAGTCATCAGATGAGAATGAAAGTGGTTCTCCTTCAGTGCAGCACCATGACAACAACAATAATGGGATTTATGGAAACTCAATGGCTCAACAACAGCAACTGCGTCAGATGCAAATGTATAATCTTTGGCCTAGTAGTGGTCAATAA